The Malus domestica chromosome 17, GDT2T_hap1 genome contains the following window.
CGGTCTGCAAGAGAGGCATTACAGGTATGTGTCCTATGTAGTTAACTGTTTGAGAACACATCAAATTCTTATCTTAAAGGGGAAATACCATGTGCAGATAGCTGTTCGTGCTGGTGGTTTTTCTGCTTTGGTGGTTGTTGGTATGGCTGTACTTGGTATAGCCATCCTGTATgccattttttatgtttggttgGAAGTGGATTCACCAGGTTCAATGAAGATTACTGACTGTATGTGTTGActctccttgctccttggctaTGGTTATGATATTTATTGCATCAATTTAAAGaacttctttcttttcattccTACTTCAATGATCCTATGACGAAACGTTAAAGTGTACTGCTGTATCCTCTTAATCTTTAGGGTTATCATGCATTCCCTGTGGTGATTTATTtagatgagttttttttttttttttttttttctcttcatccTAGTGAAAATTTTTCCAATCTGTTTGACAATGTATTTACAAACTTGCAACTACCCATCTGCCCTGGTATAACCTGTTGTTCTATACAGTAAGCGGTATATATGGGTTTAATGCTTATATATGATGGTATGAACTTAATATCTATATGATGATGTTAGCTGTTTGACTGCATATTCATCTTTGTACATCAGTTACTATTTCCATTGTTTTTTAGACCTGGTGCTTGACTTTGATGTACTTAATTCTCAGTGCCTCTTCTGCTTGTTGGATATGGATTTGGAGCTTCTTTTGTTGCCTTATTTGCTCAGTTGGGAGGTGGAATATACACCAAGGCAGCTGATGTTGGAGCAGATCTTGTTGGAAAAGTAGAGCAGGGAATTCCCGAAGATGACCCTAGGAATCCTGCTGTGATTGCTGATCTGGTATTTTTCATCTTTCAACCCTGAAATCCTAGGCGGAACTTATGTACATTGAAGGCCTAGTTTTCAATTTTATGTTTCATATCAACTGTTTTATTAGTCCTAAACTAACCTTGCCCCAATATGGGCTATAAAGTCAGTTAAATATGTATATTTGATTACAATGGTTTAACCTTAAGTTCATTAGTAGGAATTCCTTGAGTACCCAATATATATGTATTAACTAAGATTGAAATtacaaaaagagaaaaggatAATTGGTGaaagtataatatatatttctCAGTTATTAGTGTATCATAATTGTAGACATTCATTAGCTTGCATGCAGATTCTATAGAGATAGACTAGAAAGGAGAAAAATGGTTTGGTCCTTTTATCCATATTTGAGGACAGCACCAATAAATTTGTATTATGCCTGCTACCTTTAAATGTGTAAATTTATTGGCTTTACTTTGATAATTGAAATTAAGGTTGGAGACAATGTGGGAGATTGTGCAGCCCGTGGTGCTGATCTTTTTGAAAGTATTGCTGCTGAAATTATTAGTGCTATGATTCTTGGGGGAACGATGGCTCAACGTTGTAAAATTGAAGGCAAGCACAAGCTGTGGTGTTATATTCATTCACACACACAGCCACTCAACCTTGGCGACAAATATGTTTGTTGGCCATTTCATTAGTGTTGTTACTGGTTTTATTCAAACCAGGCCATCTATTTCTCTTAAACACTCACCTTTTCTTTCACTGACTGTGCAGATGCATCTGGTTTCATCCTGTTTCCTCTGGTTGTTCACTCTTTTGATCTGGTGATTTCATCGGTTGGAATATTCTCAATTAGAGGTACACGAGATTCCAGTGGAAAGGCTTCTTCTGAGGATCCAATGAAAATTCTACAGAGAGGATATTCTGTTACAATACTCTTGGCTGTTCTGACATTTGGTGCGGTAATACTCCACTGACCATAAAACAATGTTTCATCTTTTTTCCTCTGGTTGtctcttgaattttttttttttttttgaagtttacGCTTCAGAGCCTAGCCTAAGTTTTCCTTTGGTTTGAGTTTTAAGACATTATTTGTCATTGCAATTGTTTCTTTTGTACAGTCTACGCGATGGCTGCTTTATACTGAGCAAGCACCATCTGCGTGGTTTAACTTTGCCTTGTGTGGGCTAGTTGGCATCATCACAGCATATGTCTTCGTCTTTATCACCCAATACTATACCGACTACAAACACGAGCCTGTACGCACATTAGCTCTTGCAAGCTCCACAGGTCATGGGACTAATATAATTGCTGGAGTCAGTTTGGGTCTTGAATCAACTGCTCTTCCTGTTCTTGTCATTAGTGTATCTATTATCTCAGCTTACTGGCTCGGCCAGACCTCTGGCCTTATAGACGAAAATGGAATTCCAACTGGTGGGCTATTTGGCACAGCTGTAGCAACAATGGGAATGCTCAGTACTGCTGCATATGTTCTCACTATGGATATGTTTGGTCCAATAGCTGATAATGCTGGTGGAATTGTAGAGATGAGTCAGCAGGTATCTTGTAATGATGAAATTAAGATTTTTGTTTCAGTTGTGAAGACTATTTTTTCTACTCTCTTATTTTATACAATTTGGATTTGATGTATCCTTACAGCCTGAAAGTGTTCGGGAGATCACTGATGTTCTAGACGCAGTAGGAAACACTACAAAAGCTACCACTAAAGGATTTGCCATCGGATCTGCTGCACTTGCATCTTTTCTTCTGTTTAGTGCTTATATGGACGAGGTTGCTGCCTTTGCACGTGAACCTTTCAAACAGGTAAGCAGAAAAGCTATCTCACTGTCGATATTTTTCCCTGACAAATACCATTCAGTTGTTtcttaatttgaaattttaactGTTTGCCAGGTTGATATTGCCATTCCAGAAGTTTTTGTTGGCGGATTGTTGGGCTCTATGCTGATATTTCTATTTAGCGCGTGGGCCTGTTCAGCAGTTGGCCGAACTGCACAAGAGGTTGTTAAGGAAGTAAGGCGGCAATTTATTGAGAAGCCTGGGATAATGGTGAGTAATGCTTTTGTAGAAATTCCCATATTCTTGATCTTTACAATGAggctaaagcttttgttggggaTCACAGCTTCACCACAATAAATATTGTTCTAAACGTCATttaaagggaattgttattagcactccaaaaatctcatttggcactcgaaactttctataattagaaagaaaaatacacttgtgaggagtgtaaaatgagatttttggagtgctaataacaattccccaTTTAAATACTAATTAATTACACTAGTTATTCAACATGTTCATTTATTACCAACAAATTACAACTGATTGTCAAAACATAATGGTATAATTGTAAGTAAATTGAAATAAGAATTCAAAAGTGAACAGAGAGAATGTAGAAAAGAAGATGATGGCAAAAAATTAGCGTACATGATGGTACACAACAGTGTGTGCGCACAACTGTTGGATAAATAATCAAACCAGCCTTCTAATTATGCTTTTCCTGACATGCTTTCTGTAGGAGTACAAGGAGAAGCCAGATTATGCTCGTTGTGTCGCGATTGTAGCATCTGCGTCTTTAAGGGAGATGATAAAACCTGGTGTCTTGGCTATTATTTCACCTATAGCTGTTGGTGGGTTAATTATCTTATTTCAATTGTACTCCTTTATCTACTGGACACGATTTATCATGGCCGCTTTTTAATGTGTGAATTGGAGTTGCATTATTTCTATATGAAGGGCTGCATAAAGTTATATCTTATTTTGTGCACAGTATAGAAGTATTTTTACCATGTATATATCTTCATTTATTGCGTCTCTCTTCCTTTGGTTGTGCTGCTATGAATTGTGATGAAATTAATTCTGGGGCATTGATTAAAACAAATCGCATAATGGAAGTCTAGTGTTACTGCATAATTATGTTTAAATTATAAGAGTAAAAGAACAAACTCTAGAGTATGCTACACGTGGTGTAAGTTTCTTTATGTTCTGTTATACTGCTGCATTGAATTCCAGGATCAGGGTTCTTTATATAATCGTTTATTCATCGACTTTTGGTGCTTCCTATTGTGAAAGCTGTGTGATCATGTTATATAAATGTTGTTTTACTCTGGATTTTGGAATATGATTCTCTGATTCAATTGGTCCTTATCTTACTGGTAAATTGGATGTGGGATTGGTTGATGGAAGGAGCtagtatttatttttttgatgaAAAAGATGCAACTCTTCGCATTATTGTCAAATGTTTAGTGTTCACATATCAACATGCTGCTTTACCATGCGGTTCATGATCAAGGATTAATTCTTGCTCGTACTCCTTGCAGGTATTGTGTTCCGGATCTTTGGATACTACAATGGGCAACCTCTACTTGGTGCTAAAGTTGTGGCTTCCATGCTGATGTTTGCAACTGTTTCCGGTATTCTTATGGCACTTTTCCTCAACACAGCCGGAGGTGCCTGGGATAATGCAAAGAAGTACATTGAGACAGGGGTTCTCGGTGGCAAAGGAAGTGATTGCCATAAGGCTGCAGTTACAGGAGATACGTAAGTTCTCttgatatcttctttttttctctcttgacATTGAACATGTCTAGTTGTGGAGTAGAAAGTATTTTCATAACAATCATTTGGCTTCTATCTCCCTGATAATTCTTGTAGTTAGTTCTTTCTTTCACGTGGCTTTCCTTGCACATTGATTGCTGCCCGattctgaatttctttggcaTTGCAGTGTGGGTGACCCATTCAAAGACACAGCCGGACCTTCGCTGCACGTTCTCATCAAAATGCTTGCAACTATAACGCTGGTTATGGCTCCGGTCTTTCTCTGAGAGTTGTATATAACGATTCCGGTTGTACCAGTTTACTGCACCCGAGTTGCTGATTACTTAGAAGCAAAATATACAGCAAATATACAAAGAGGTTTTGTTTATGTACATTGAGGGTGCCTGATTCGTAGTCATACCAAAttgtctttgtttttctttttgactTGGATCTCGAATAATTAATGTTAATTAGCGTATTAACATTAATACGTAGTTTATGATGTATTATCCTCGATGTAATTGATCAAAATACATAGTTTATCATCTGTTTCGAGCAttctgtttcttttttattcGACAGATTGGTTGTATGTTCTGTATTTCAAAGCTTGACGAACAGGCAATGTCGAAGAGCTTCTCAATTGGTATTACACGGCTCAGATTAAAAATCAAAACTACGACAAAACAGGCTATTTGGATCGTGAAGCTTTTCAGATTGTAATAAGTTATAATTTTTCAAAGTCCCGTCTTAAAAACTTGCCTCCAAAAAGTAATATTTGTCGGTAAGAACTTCAACGCGACTCTTCCGCATATTTTTCTAACAACGCGTGCATGCAATAGCTATTTGAGATGAGGTGTTTCTTTCTTCCTAATGCCAACATCTTGAAAATTGACGTACTTCACTATAAATAGTATTTTATATCCATATAACTTTCATTAAGGAAAACCAAGTCAAAAAATAATTGTTGTAACTATACATCTATTAAGGAATAACCTTCTTATAgtaattgtttgtaccatacttgaccaatcctgaaactactgagcaccggtcaacgttataccgtcaaggacccagaagagtttccctccaaccagaaggccaatcacagcgcgacacgtgtagacatcaaaagccaatcatagcgcaacacgtgtcaacatcagaagccaatcacaacacgacacgtgtcaatgtcagaatgaaactagaaactcttttttataaatagagatcattctctcacaatatttcctaatgtcattggtactaaattattcattagtactcactaaaggagagtttgaacctatgtacttgtgtaaaccctttacaattaatgagaactcttctactccgtggacgtagccaatctgggtgaaccacgtacatcttgtgtttgcttccctgtctctatctatttacatacttatccacactaatgatcggagcaatctagcgaaggtcacaaacttaacattttctgttgtaccaaagtccccactgattttgtgcatcaacagtaatAAAATTGGTTTAGTACCAACATTATTACTACAAAGAGCTCTTATTGTACATGGGTCAAGTTTGGCTTCTCGAATGTAAGGAGTCATTTCTCCTAATATAATGACGTGATATCGTTTCACTGTACAAACGTTATAATTCGAACCATTCTGTTTTCTTTATCATTATAAGAAGATCATCTTtagaaaaaatcatttgacttgGAGACTATATAGTCATCTGTATATGAATGAAACCAATTGATGTTTATTATTTGTTATCATAATCGTCAACTTGTTCACACGTATAATTTGCTAAATAGTCTTCAAATTAAATAGATTTTTTAtagataattttttaataataaaaatagcGAATGAAATGACTTTAACTATAAAATTTGTAGAATAAAATGATGTCACATCTTCATATAAACGAGGAGTAACTCCTTAAGTGCATCAGGAATAggaacactttggatgcggtccctaactacCAAtgttctttgactgaaacctttgtggtttttagtttttgatcgaagtctttgacattaatgtaataatgtatttctatgtgggttattatatttttaaattaaaaataaaatttgtagctatttatattaatgagattttaaataaaacccataattatgggattaaaaatattaaagatgaattatactctccaatacacacatgggtacattcatcaaaactaactaaaaaattattgtaccaaaacatgggtacatttttcaaaagcacaaaagaaagatattaggcttaatgacattattaaatttcttctattaaacttgTCATGGATACACTCTCGAATCAACGAaatagaatgtacccatataagtttaaaaaatggattaaagaaaagattgaatgaaattttatataaaaaatgggtacattttatattaaaaaagggtacatttttaacaaattgatatatttaagaatggatacatataagattaaaaaattgaaaattttttataaaatttttatgggtacaaacttattctaattttattttttatatttgggaaatgtttgaattgaaaattaattaggagtttaataaaggtgtgagtGCTTCATATGTGTTCTGTGTGTCTTGTgtgttttatgtattttgtgtttatacatctctattatgattttcatattcttccatagtgtttcatgagtttcatgtatcgatttagtgatttttcaatatttataggaatttaaatattttcagataaaaattttcataaaattaatttacgatagtctacataatttttttaaaagtaaatttaagaaaaaaaattatcctaaattcattatttaataatttgaggctaaaattttagaccagaagggttggagcagaaaaactgtttctgggctaaaagctaaatttttcgggctaaaaaatttggcttttagcccaagggttggagatggtctgaggaaagagagagagagagagagagagagagagagagagagagagagagagaggacgatTCGAATGTCAAGCCACAAGAGGAGGCCAAGGTATTTGTTGGAAATTTAGCTTTTGATTTTGATAATCAGAAATTGGCTGAGTTTTGTGAGAGGGCTGGAATTCTCAGGTTGTTGAGATGAGGCTTTGAATTTGTTTTGTAAAAAGTCTTAATtattaagggtatattagtactttCATATCAATTTTTGGTTATACAtatcataaatttaaaaagaTTGCTATAATTCTATAGTGTTCAAATTTTGggtattttttcaaatttcccaTTTGGCTTGGCTTGGAGTCAAATTTTTGGAAATAATATGTTTTTCCTGTTATCACTAACTCATAGgatgaaaatcacaaaattaCGACATTAAATTTAAACTGAATAATATTTTGGCTCTTCAATTAAGATGAACGTTTCATATCCGTATATGTTGGTGGATACAACATAACTTGGATCTTAATTGAAGATCATCAATCCAACTATTAACTAATAATTTTCATGTAGAACAAGAAATCCACCTTATTAATCCAACCCTAAATCCTCCTCTAAGCACACTCAGCCCTCTTCCATTACATTATCTTCacaaaataaagcaaaagaaagaagaaaaaagatggGGAAGAACATATAATATCAAACTATATCAAAAGTATTCATCATCTGCACATTTGAGGGTGATGAGATGGTGTAAGCTCACAATCTGATGGAGATGAGCAAAAGCCAATCATGTCTTTCTCTGCATTAATGAATCCAAACTCATTGTGCAAGGAAAACACCTCCCTTTTCTCTTCAACCATTTTCAAGATCTTCTCAAACACTGACACTTCACATGGAATCTTGAGCACACCTGCTTGCTGAAACCCGAATTCCTCTTCGGCTTCCTGGAGCAGAATCCGAAAAGCTTGGTGACCCAAGTACTCAGTTGGGATGATAAATCTCTTCAGCTCCTTCCCAACACACATGGCAAGAAACCCTTTTGGCACGATGTCATTTTGAGCCGCGGAAACGTCTGTGAAGGAGAGTGTTCTCTTGAAGAACTT
Protein-coding sequences here:
- the LOC103405398 gene encoding protein SMALL AUXIN UP-REGULATED RNA 51-like; this translates as MDSKKSNKIREIVRLQQILKKWKKLANASKNTTTTNSSSANTIVMNNVNSTTTSTSSNGSSRSMKFFKRTLSFTDVSAAQNDIVPKGFLAMCVGKELKRFIIPTEYLGHQAFRILLQEAEEEFGFQQAGVLKIPCEVSVFEKILKMVEEKREVFSLHNEFGFINAEKDMIGFCSSPSDCELTPSHHPQMCR
- the LOC103426080 gene encoding pyrophosphate-energized membrane proton pump 2, yielding MAVDVEGGNLGPYQDRPRTFPNMRGKSYNPLIFRILMRINVRVLFVILLLALGVVFYVGASTSPIIVFVFSTCIISFLVSMYLAKWVLAKDEGPPEMGQISDAIRDGAEGFFRTQYGTISKMAILLASVILCIYLFRRPTPQQEASGLGRFTSAYITVAAFLLGALCSGAAGYVGMWVSVRANVRVSSAARRSAREALQIAVRAGGFSALVVVGMAVLGIAILYAIFYVWLEVDSPGSMKITDLPLLLVGYGFGASFVALFAQLGGGIYTKAADVGADLVGKVEQGIPEDDPRNPAVIADLVGDNVGDCAARGADLFESIAAEIISAMILGGTMAQRCKIEDASGFILFPLVVHSFDLVISSVGIFSIRGTRDSSGKASSEDPMKILQRGYSVTILLAVLTFGASTRWLLYTEQAPSAWFNFALCGLVGIITAYVFVFITQYYTDYKHEPVRTLALASSTGHGTNIIAGVSLGLESTALPVLVISVSIISAYWLGQTSGLIDENGIPTGGLFGTAVATMGMLSTAAYVLTMDMFGPIADNAGGIVEMSQQPESVREITDVLDAVGNTTKATTKGFAIGSAALASFLLFSAYMDEVAAFAREPFKQVDIAIPEVFVGGLLGSMLIFLFSAWACSAVGRTAQEVVKEVRRQFIEKPGIMEYKEKPDYARCVAIVASASLREMIKPGVLAIISPIAVGIVFRIFGYYNGQPLLGAKVVASMLMFATVSGILMALFLNTAGGAWDNAKKYIETGVLGGKGSDCHKAAVTGDTVGDPFKDTAGPSLHVLIKMLATITLVMAPVFL